A genomic stretch from Gorilla gorilla gorilla isolate KB3781 chromosome 20, NHGRI_mGorGor1-v2.1_pri, whole genome shotgun sequence includes:
- the MKNK2 gene encoding MAP kinase-interacting serine/threonine-protein kinase 2 isoform X2: protein MVQKKPAELQGFHRSFKGQNPFELAFSLDQPDHGDSDFGLQCSARPDMPASQPIDIPDAKKRGKKKKRGRATDSFSGRFEDVYQLQEDVLGEGAHARVQTCINLITSQEYAVKIIEKQPGHIRNRVFREVEMLYQCQGHRNVLELIEFFEEEDRFYLVFEKMRGGSILSHIHKRRHFNELEASVVVQDVASALDFLHNKGIAHRDLKPENILCEHPNQVSPVKICDFDLGSGIKLNGDCSPISTPELLTPCGSAEYMAPEVVEAFSEEASIYDKRCDLWSLGVILYILLSGYPPFVGRCGSDCGWDRGEACPACQNMLFESIQEGKYEFPDKDWAHISCAAKDLISKLLVRDAKQRLSAAQVLQHPWVQGCAPENTLPTPMVLQRNSCAKDLTSFAAEAIAMNRQLAQHDEDLAEEEAAGQGQPVLVRATSRCLQLSPPSQSKLAQRRQRASLSSAPVVLVGDHA from the exons GGGCAGAACCCCTTCGAGCTGGCCTTCTCCCTAGACCAGCCCGACCACGGAGACTCTGACTTTGGCCTGCAGTGCTCAGCCCGCCCTG ACATGCCCGCCAGCCAGCCCATTGACATCCCGGACGCCAAGAAGAGGGGCAAGAAGAAGAAGCGCGGCCGGGCCACCGACAGCTTCTCGGGCAGGTTTGAAG ACGTCTACCAGCTGCAGGAAGATGTGCTGGGGGAGGGCGCTCATGCCCGAGTGCAGACCTGCATCAACCTGATCACCAGCCAGGAGTACGCCGTCAAG ATCAttgagaagcagccaggccacattcGGAACAGGGTTTTCAGGGAGGTGGAGATGCTGTACCAGTGCCAGGGACACAG gaacGTCCTAGAGCTGATTGAGTTCTTCGAGGAGGAGGACCGCTTCTACCTGGTGTTTGAGAAGATGCGGGGAG GCTCCATCCTGAGCCACATCCACAAGCGCCGGCACTTCAACGAGCTGGAGgccagcgtggtggtgcaggaCGTGGCCAGTGCCTTGGACTTTCTGCATAACAAAG GCATCGCCCACAGGGACCTAAAGCCGGAAAACATCCTCTGTGAGCACCCCAACCAG GTCTCCCCCGTGAAGATCTGTGACTTCGACCTGGGCAGCGGCATCAAACTAAACGGGGACTGCTCCCCTATCTCCACCCCGGAGCTGCTCACTCCG TGCGGCTCGGCGGAGTACATGGCCCCGGAGGTGGTGGAGGCCTTCAGCGAGGAGGCTAGCATCTACGACAAGCGCTGCGACCTGTGGAGCCTGGGCGTCATCTTGTATATCTTACTCAGCGGCTACCCGCCCTTCGTGGGCCGCTGTGGCAGCGACTGCGGCTGGGACCGCGGCGAGGCCTGCCCTGCCTGCCAG AACATGCTGTTTGAGAGCATCCAGGAGGGCAAGTACGAGTTCCCCGACAAGGACTGGGCCCACATCTCCTGCGCTGCCAAAGACCTCATCTCCAAGCTGCTCGTCCGTGACGCCAAGCAGAGGCTGAGTGCCGCCCAAGTCCTGCAGCACCCCTGGGTTCAGGGG TGTGCCCCGGAGAATACCTTGCCCACTCCCATGGTCCTGCAGAG GAACAGCTGTGCCAAAGACCTCACGTCCTTCGCGGCCGAGGCCATTGCCATGAACCGGCAGCTGGCCCAGCACGACGAGGACCTGGCTGAGGAGGAGGCCGCGGGGCAGGGCCAGCCCGTCCTGGTCCGAGCTACCTCACGCTGCCTGCAGCTGTCTCCACCCTCCCAGTCCAAGCTGGCGCAGCGGCGGCAAAGGGCCAGCCTGTCCTCGGCCCCCGTGGTCCTGGTGGGAGACCACGCCTGA
- the MKNK2 gene encoding MAP kinase-interacting serine/threonine-protein kinase 2 isoform X1, translating into MVQKKPAELQGFHRSFKGQNPFELAFSLDQPDHGDSDFGLQCSARPGEGPEGEEGTGQLLSPPWQWPAPAGGWGPAGQGHVLSPLGVPPGTDMPASQPIDIPDAKKRGKKKKRGRATDSFSGRFEDVYQLQEDVLGEGAHARVQTCINLITSQEYAVKIIEKQPGHIRNRVFREVEMLYQCQGHRNVLELIEFFEEEDRFYLVFEKMRGGSILSHIHKRRHFNELEASVVVQDVASALDFLHNKGIAHRDLKPENILCEHPNQVSPVKICDFDLGSGIKLNGDCSPISTPELLTPCGSAEYMAPEVVEAFSEEASIYDKRCDLWSLGVILYILLSGYPPFVGRCGSDCGWDRGEACPACQNMLFESIQEGKYEFPDKDWAHISCAAKDLISKLLVRDAKQRLSAAQVLQHPWVQGCAPENTLPTPMVLQRNSCAKDLTSFAAEAIAMNRQLAQHDEDLAEEEAAGQGQPVLVRATSRCLQLSPPSQSKLAQRRQRASLSSAPVVLVGDHA; encoded by the exons GGGCAGAACCCCTTCGAGCTGGCCTTCTCCCTAGACCAGCCCGACCACGGAGACTCTGACTTTGGCCTGCAGTGCTCAGCCCGCCCTGGTGAGGGGCCCGAGGGGGAGGAGGGCACAGGGCAGCTGCTGTCGCCGCCATGGCAGTGGCCAGCCCCTGCAGGGGGGTGGGGGCCGGCCGGCCAGGGCCATGTCCTGAGCCCCCTGGGCGTGCCTCCTGGAACAGACATGCCCGCCAGCCAGCCCATTGACATCCCGGACGCCAAGAAGAGGGGCAAGAAGAAGAAGCGCGGCCGGGCCACCGACAGCTTCTCGGGCAGGTTTGAAG ACGTCTACCAGCTGCAGGAAGATGTGCTGGGGGAGGGCGCTCATGCCCGAGTGCAGACCTGCATCAACCTGATCACCAGCCAGGAGTACGCCGTCAAG ATCAttgagaagcagccaggccacattcGGAACAGGGTTTTCAGGGAGGTGGAGATGCTGTACCAGTGCCAGGGACACAG gaacGTCCTAGAGCTGATTGAGTTCTTCGAGGAGGAGGACCGCTTCTACCTGGTGTTTGAGAAGATGCGGGGAG GCTCCATCCTGAGCCACATCCACAAGCGCCGGCACTTCAACGAGCTGGAGgccagcgtggtggtgcaggaCGTGGCCAGTGCCTTGGACTTTCTGCATAACAAAG GCATCGCCCACAGGGACCTAAAGCCGGAAAACATCCTCTGTGAGCACCCCAACCAG GTCTCCCCCGTGAAGATCTGTGACTTCGACCTGGGCAGCGGCATCAAACTAAACGGGGACTGCTCCCCTATCTCCACCCCGGAGCTGCTCACTCCG TGCGGCTCGGCGGAGTACATGGCCCCGGAGGTGGTGGAGGCCTTCAGCGAGGAGGCTAGCATCTACGACAAGCGCTGCGACCTGTGGAGCCTGGGCGTCATCTTGTATATCTTACTCAGCGGCTACCCGCCCTTCGTGGGCCGCTGTGGCAGCGACTGCGGCTGGGACCGCGGCGAGGCCTGCCCTGCCTGCCAG AACATGCTGTTTGAGAGCATCCAGGAGGGCAAGTACGAGTTCCCCGACAAGGACTGGGCCCACATCTCCTGCGCTGCCAAAGACCTCATCTCCAAGCTGCTCGTCCGTGACGCCAAGCAGAGGCTGAGTGCCGCCCAAGTCCTGCAGCACCCCTGGGTTCAGGGG TGTGCCCCGGAGAATACCTTGCCCACTCCCATGGTCCTGCAGAG GAACAGCTGTGCCAAAGACCTCACGTCCTTCGCGGCCGAGGCCATTGCCATGAACCGGCAGCTGGCCCAGCACGACGAGGACCTGGCTGAGGAGGAGGCCGCGGGGCAGGGCCAGCCCGTCCTGGTCCGAGCTACCTCACGCTGCCTGCAGCTGTCTCCACCCTCCCAGTCCAAGCTGGCGCAGCGGCGGCAAAGGGCCAGCCTGTCCTCGGCCCCCGTGGTCCTGGTGGGAGACCACGCCTGA